A single Triticum dicoccoides isolate Atlit2015 ecotype Zavitan chromosome 2A, WEW_v2.0, whole genome shotgun sequence DNA region contains:
- the LOC119356749 gene encoding uncharacterized protein LOC119356749 — MAVLTDRIFQLWHRMGAMQSAGWIGNEGESMETQSKIGDGGEMEAGGKSSERSRSAGSLELKNLLYRAGILTGGEIGGDTEIEELFDLFANEANEWIVGQADSQLRWETVQELTVQILLKFEEVVGADILKVFEEKTIREEAMAVLRFGFRLSLFSEQIDELRHEMCNILRSFSPENKDIRSTMKKFISEPYLSRISKLQLISERISMLQQMDPAFDFKVKSTIIKLKSESFLSAMKELENDSPREGQEHSMEMEEKKFAAYCLYWERIWGKDGHSFENQTLLSPMQFTHCTPGHIPTEAVAGSTLQIYSIKVSLVKPDFLPLPVYGVVAVRDAVDRRRNPLFLCSREHCQILEENDSFLHLTGPVRAIVSMDTIYIEIQLIVKGTKKSEDTPLISTFGFYNADNSGTYLAKNDFCKVELCCEQLKQSVQATILSVAVTPKQESLPFLHGGGVVCYSLPQEGSEDIAEQASCRQVWLLDSKCGRMPMTENGYLDLARNVVSVELNGKLQVLIMDDSQTEIAAKFVLESEKYNTSECECSLADGSKVEITVAWSLVHSKMLQSDDSGMATTGNLKGRSGEPILSEELCQAAIFMQKSICWIQAQEKKMVEIGYYGSAEYKNLQVLKLDMYELSNKIFGLFNYETQKRIRAMQNACWISNKGKLTDTQSKIGDGIEMDTGGKSSKGSSGEFKLASIGNEGIMVQTQSKIGDGGKSVSKQFNELPVNNSIPIAESVRNKIEEAEAETVRAEVVPRVSFKLALLSRQFDDLWDNMCQLVSTEPKFLAICMLIREPFAHYCSTLKFISAVFDRLGQWVPDFREGLELIKLNLDRDKDVEVEDVYEATKVAEEYYFNAYRRDWECRRSNFGSFEDPTLLSPMYFTQIIPGHTEVGAELGRTMQVYSIKVAEREGFTLEWPLKVYGVVAARDVVDYRRNLLFLRTRDDCQILTTEYPFLHLTGPSRAIMSKDTVTIEVHLKLKGTVESKDTTLISKAFDDYDGVSTCLLRGLCDIDLCYDHLEQSHQATILGVRVVKGSLPCDNGIKVICSTLPGDKTEGSGSGHVLLLDSQAGKMPMSKEGYLDLSRQVVSVKSRGSLEILMQAGGISQSVVFPTKFSNVSRKSCKLGDCEVQITVAWSLLIESQHDISVNGSVHPYAWESIPRMPIMKLADAC; from the exons ATGGCCGTCTTGACGGACAGGATCTTTCAATTGTGGCACAGGATGGGCGCGATGCAGAGCGCCGGTTGGATCGGCAATGAAGGGGAATCGATGGAGACCCAGAGCAAGATTGGCGACGGCGGAGAGATGGAAGCCGGAGGGAAGTCGTCGGAGAGAAGCAGGAGTGCCGGATCCCTAGAGCTCAAGAATCTGCTCTACCGTGCCGGAATCCTCACCGGTGGAGAGATAGGCGGAGACACAGAAATCGAGGAGCTGTTTGATCTGTTTGCAAATGAGGCCAATGAGTGGATCGTTGGCCAGGCAGACAGTCAACTCCGATGGGAAACTGTGCAAGAATTGACAGTCCAAATCCTGTTGAAATTTGAAGAAGTGGTGGGTGCTGACATTCTTAAGGTATTTGAAGAAAAAACCATCAGGGAGGAGGCAATGGCAGTGCTTAGGTTCGGCTTCAGACTGTCGTTGTTTTCCGAGCAGATCGATGAGCTGAGGCATGAGATGTGTAACATTTTGAGATCGTTCTCCCCAGAAAACAAAGATATAAGGAGCACCATGAAGAAGTTTATTTCTGAGCCATATCTATCTCGTATCTCCAAATTGCAATTGATCTCTGAACGTATTAGCATGCTCCAGCAAATGGACCCAGCCTTCGACTTCAAAGTGAAATCAACAATTATCAAGTTGAAATCAGAATCTTTCTTGTCAGCAATGAAGGAGTTGGAGAACGACAGCCCCAGGGAAGGCCAAGAACACTCCATGGAGATGGAGGAGAAGAAATTCGCTGCATACTGTCTGTACTGGGAACGCATATGGGGCAAGGATGGCCACAGCTTCGAAAACCAGA CGTTATTGAGCCCCATGCAATTTACGCATTGCACACCAGGCCACATTCCAACTGAAGCTGTCGCTGGGAGTACCTTACAAATCTACTCCATCAAAGTATCACTAGTAAAACCCGATTTTTTGCCACTGCCGGTGTATGGAGTGGTTGCAGTCCGTGATGCTGTGGACCGTCGTCGCAACCCTCTATTCCTCTGTTCAAGAGAGCACTGCCAAATCCTCGAAGAAAAT GATTCTTTCTTGCACTTGACGGGCCCGGTTCGTGCAATTGTCTCGATGGATACTATTTACATTGAAATCCAATTAATAGTAAAGGGCACAAAAAAATCGGAAGATACACCATTGATCAGTACATTTGGCTTTTACAATGCTGACAATTCCGGTACCTATCTTGCCAAAAATGACTTTTGCAAAGTGGAGTTGTGCTGTGAGCAACTTAAACAGTCGGTCCAGGCCACTATCTTGAGTGTGGCTGTTACACCAAAACAGGAATCGTTGCCTTTTCTACATGGTGGTGGAGTTGTTTGCTATTCATTGCCTCAGGAGGGTAGTGAAGATATCGCTGAGCAAGCATCATGTAGGCAAGTTTGGCTGCTTGATTCAAAATGTGGAAGAATGCCTATGACTGAAAATGGCTACCTTGATCTGGCAAGGAATGTAGTTTCTGTGGAATTAAATGGAAAGCTGCAGGTCCTCATAATGGACGATTCACAGACTGAGATTGCTGCTAAATTCGTCCTTGAATCTGAAAAATACAACACAAGTGAATGTGAATGCTCCCTTGCTGATGGCTCTAAGGTTGAGATTACTGTTGCTTGGTCCCTCGTTCACTCAAAGATGCTACAGTCAGATGACAGTGGGATGGCGACCACAGGGAATTTGAAGGGAAGAAGTGGCGAGCCCATTTTAAGCGAGGAGCTCTGCCAGGCTGCAATCTTCATGCAGAAGAGTATCTGCTGGATCCAGGCCCAGGAGAAGAAGATGGTGGAGATTGGATATTACGGCTCTGCGGAATACAAGAATCTTCAGGTGTTGAAATTGGATATGTATGAGCTGTCGAATAAGATCTTTGGTCTTTTCAATTATGAGACCCAGAAGAGGATCCGCGCGATGCAGAATGCCTGTTGGATCAGCAATAAAGGGAAATTGACAGATACCCAGAGCAAAATTGGCGATGGCATTGAGATGGATACTGGAGGGAAGTCGTCGAAGGGAAGCAGTGGCGAGTTTAAATTGGCGAGCATTGGCAATGAAGGCATAATGGTACAGACACAGAGCAAGATTGGTGACGGTGGCAAATCAGTCTCCAAGCAGTTCAATGAGCTGCCGGTCAATAACTCAATCCCCATAGCTGAATCTGTCAGAAACAAGATTGAGGAGGCAGAGGCAGAGACTGTTAGGGCTGAGGTGGTGCCGAGGGTCAGCTTCAAATTAGCTCTGCTCTCCCGGCAGTTTGATGATCTGTGGGACAACATGTGCCAGCTAGTCTCAACAGAACCAAAATTTCTAGCGATATGCATGCTTATTCGGGAGCCCTTCGCACACTATTGCTCCACATTGAAGTTTATCTCTGCAGTTTTTGACCGGCTTGGTCAATGGGTGCCAGATTTCAGAGAGGGATTGGAATTGATAAAGTTAAACCTGGACAGGGATAAGGATGTGGAAGTTGAGGATGTGTATGAGGCGACGAAGGTGGCTGAGGAGTATTATTTCAATGCTTACCGTAGAGATTGGGAATGTAGGCGCAGCAACTTTGGCAGCTTCGAAGACCCAA CATTATTGAGCCCTATGTACTTTACCCAAATCATACCAGGCCACACCGAAGTGGGTGCTGAACTCGGGAGGACCATGCAGGTCTACTCTATTAAAGTTGCAGAAAGAGAAGGCTTCACCCTTGAGTGGCCACTGAAGGTATACGGTGTAGTCGCTGCCCGAGATGTTGTGGACTATCGTCGCAACCTTCTCTTCCTTCGCACTAGGGATGACTGCCAAATCCTCACGACAGAG TATCCTTTCTTGCACTTGACTGGCCCGTCTCGTGCAATTATGTCCAAGGACACTGTTACAATTGAAGTTCATCTAAAGTTAAAGGGCACAGTGGAATCTAAAGATACCACATTGATCAGTAAAGCCTTTGATGATTATGACGGTGTTTCTACGTGTCTCCTCCGTGGCCTTTGTGACATTGATTTATGCTATGATCATCTTGAACAATCACACCAAGCCACTATCCTCGGTGTCCGTGTTGTTAAGGGCTCATTGCCTTGTGACAATGGCATCAAAGTCATTTGCTCCACGCTACCTGGGGACAAAACTGAAGGCAGTGGCTCTGGGCATGTTTTGCTGCTTGATTCACAAGCTGGAAAAATGCCTATGAGTAAAGAGGGTTATCTAGATCTGTCGAGACAGGTTGTATCTGTAAAATCAAGAGGGAGCCTGGAAATTCTCATGCAGGCTGGAGGAATCAGTCAAAGTGTCGTCTTTCCAACCAAATTCAGCAACGTAAGTCGAAAAAGTTGTAAGCTTGGTGATTGTGAAGTGCAGATAACTGTTGCTTGGTCCTTACTCATTGAAAGCCAGCATGATATCTCGGTGAATGGATCTGTACACCCTTACGCATGGGAATCAATTCCACGTATGCCCATCATGAAGCTTGCTGACGCTTGTTGA